The genomic segment CGATCGGGGGACCCAGAACGGTAGGTTCAAGTCTCTGCACTTTCGTCTACACCCACAGCATGTACAACAGGCAGCGAGAACCTGGATGAAAAAGGTGGGCTTCGGTTAATGATATTTTATCACTATTGGTTCATGAATGTTAACAAACGCACCACCATTGCGCGATGTCAGTAATAGGGGAAATGGGCGAGATATGGAGACTGTCTACTtacttcctacttttttttttctataaacctaactgctaaaaaaaaaaaaaaaaaaaattctgtctcgtaaaaacaaaaccaaaaacatgctAAGAGGCCCCGTGCAGTGGGAGCCACCAGCGTTCCTCGCTTTTACGCCCCATCGTCACCCGACCCTTGTTTATGCACCTGGCCTGAGGACTCGGAGCCGGCGCCTCGGGAGCTGGGCTCTTGTCCTAGCTGTCCCCAAAGCGCCGGCTCCCAGCATCAGCCCCTGGCTTTGCCAGGCGCAGGGCCCCCGGCGCGGGCCCGAGCCAGGGATTTATGAGGCCACAGCGCCCCCTGCTGGCCCCGCTCGACCGCCCGGAGCCTGGGCCACGCGGGACTCCCCGACTGTGCCTCGCTTGCGCCCGGTGCTCGTCCTGCACGCGATGTTCAGCTTGTCACAGGTAACGACACGGAAAAGCTCGAACGTTCGTGACTTTATTGCGGAAAAGCCCCGCAGTGCCGGAGCCGGGGGACCCAGTCTGGCTTCTGCAGCGGGGCAGGGCGGGGTCCCAGCAGGGCGCAGCGGCGGGCACGCGACCAGAGGCGGCGACTCCTCGGTCAGGGCCCAGCACGGGGACCTTACGTGATGACAGTGGCTTACTAGTCCTGAACACCTTACTGGGGCTTAGTACTCCGGGTGACCGTGCGAGGTCACTGTTACAGCCCTCTTTACAAATGAGGCGGCACAGAGAGGCCGCGTAACTCGCCCGAGGGCACACAGTCGGTGGAGTCCGTCCGGGGACCCTCTGCGAAGCTGCCTCTGCCCGCTGGCTTCCGGGTCTGAGAAATGGGCACAGCCGACCCCCTCGCCTTCGCGGCCAGTCTGGGCTGGCACGGGAGTCGGGGTCGTCCGCGCAGAGGTGGGCATGGGGCACAGGCGGGCGCGGCTGGCTAGGGCTGCAGCTCGTATTGCCGCTCGGTGGCCGTGTAGAAGTCCTCCAGCACCGACTGCAGGAACTCGAAGGTGGGCCGCTCCTCGGGCCGGCTGCGCCAGCACTCGGCGATGACGCCGCGGTAGAGCTCTGGCGGGCAGGTTTCGGGGCGCGGCATTCGGTAGCCGCGCTCCAGGTTGCGGATGACCTCGGGGTTGCTCATCCCTGCGGCAGAGGGGACCGCGAGCGCGGGTGAGGGGCGAGGGTCCTTGGTGGTGGGGCGACCTGAGCGGCCCGCGGGGCACAGTGGGCCCAGACAGGGGACAGCAGTACCTACAGGCCCAGACCGCCTCTCCAGCTTCGTGGGTTGCCCGGCCGCCCAGCCTCTAAACAAcgctttatttactttttattgcctGGGGAACGCCTAGAAATGAGGCTGTCGATTTTCTCCTGAGTGCGGGGGCAGGTCCTCTGCAGATGGGACCCTCCCCCTCTTGATTACCTGTGACCACCAGGGGCACAGCCAAGCCCATCACGCATGGGCAGCTGCCAGGTGCACACAGCAGCAGGTGACCCGGAGCCTGCCCAGCTGCAGGGGCCAAGCGGCCGGAGCCCTTCGATTGGGGCTGGGGGCTGGCGTCCACGACTCTGCTCACACAGAATGGGGCTTTGGGGATCCGCTATGGGTGCAATGCCACGGTGGGCACAACCTGTCCTCAGCTGAGAACAAGCCATTGGGAGTAAACTTGAGTTCAGATGTGCCTTTGTCTTGATTCCAGTTTGTGGGACTCATCTGACCTCTGCTGGAGGAAGGCGATGCAGCCCTGTGGCCCAGAGCAATAGTGATGCAGGGGGCAGAGCTCCACCCCAGATTCCATGCCTGGGTCTCCGTCCTTGCCCTGGGACTCACTCTGAAAAGAACGGGGCAGCCACAGGCACCAAGGACAGGTGACCTGCCGCCAGGGCCAGCCGGGAAAGCAGGGAGCCGTGAGAGCTGCGGGGTGAGCTGCCTACCTGGGTATGGTACCCGCCCATAAGTGACAACTTCCATCAGGAGGACTCCAAACGACCACACGTCTGCTTTGATGGTGAAGACCCCGAAGTGGATGGCTTCCGGGGCTGTCCACTTGATGGGGAACTTGGCCCCTGTGGGAAAAGCCATGcacagctttgggaggccacggccgGTGGCCCCTACCCTCCATCCTCACCCCTACCCCTGCTCCTGCTGTCCTTCCCTCAAGCCCTCACTGCGGGGCCTGGAAAGTCGGGGCGGCCTGGCATGGTGGGAGCCATTACCACACACCAGGACACATGGCCAGGTGAGTGCAGACATGGCATCTGCAGCACAGAAAGAGGATATGGACACCAATAGCACATGGTCACCCactttgcttctttaaaaagagaGCAAGTGACCTCAATGGGCAGCCACCATGTTTCCACCTGGGATGGAAGGGGCCTGTTTCACCTTACAGGGGccttgtttaattaaaaaaacatggCCTGGGCAAGCCATTTAAACTTGCCCATGCCTCCGTTAGTCCCTTCCCGCAAAATGGAAACGGTGACACTTGTACCTCCGAGGGCCACTATGAGAAAGGATTCACATCCGGCTGCCCTGTGAAGCAACTCAATGGCTGCAGCCCTGGCCAGCATTTGGAGCAGACCTCAGGGCTTGGCACTTCACGGCCTCCCCTGGCCTCCATTTCTCGGTCTCCCCAGCCAGCCTGAAGTTCCCGAGAGAACAAGCCATATCCTGTCTGCCTGTCATCTGACTCGTATGCTCATCGGACACTGCTTGCTTGCTTGATAAATGTGTGTGACCGCTTCAGATTCTCTTGTGACGTAGATTTCCACCTCAGTTACATTCACAGAGTAAAACAGAGTGCTCCGTGGAGACCCTAATTCAAGTTGGTTTGCTGCTCGCACATGAGAGCTGTGTTTCCCACAGTGTGCTCTGTGAAGGCCTAATTCTGTGGAAGGTTAACAGGTGCtacataaaaatagtatttagGCGTGGCTTACGCCAgtcatcccggcactttgggaggtcaaggcaggtagatcacctaagttcaggaattcgagaccagcctggccaacatggtgaaaccccatctctactaaccatacaaaaattagccagctgtagtggcacacgcctgtaatcccaactacttgggaggatgaggcagaagaattgcttgaacccggaggcagagtttgcagtgagccaagattgtgccactgcactccagcctgggggacagagactccatctcaaaaaaagaaaggtagtATTTGGAGCTCAAATTAGTTTGGGAGGCACTAGGTGAGGCAAACATAAACTGGTTCTttgctgcaggacttctcagtGCCTTTAATATGTTGATATGCACTGGGAATCTCCAAGGCAGTGACTGGGGTGGACTGCTGTTTCTCCAAACCTACTTTATCCTAAAGTTGTTCCTCCACGGGAGGTCTCAGGGCACTACCATTCTGCTGAACACATTTGGGGAAATGAAGGAAATGCTGATCTAGAGTTGTAGAACCGTATAGCCCTCATGTGTCTTCCGTCAGGGCTGTGCTGGGAGAAGTTAAAGGGGGCTTTGGGGAGCTGGGGAAGATAAGGTCCCAGGTTTCCCTTGTGGTTGGGGGCTGTGCTTACCCTCTTGGGCCGTGTATTCACTGTCGATGATTCGAGCCAAGCCAAAATCAGCAATTTTGCAGCACAAGGCCTCGGATACTAGAATGTTGGCCGCCCGCAGGTCGCGGTGGATGGAATTCATGCGCTCGATGTAAGCCATCCCTTCGGCAATCTGAGGGAACAGGCACATGGTAAAGGACAGCGTGGAGGCCTCCACGCCAGGACCAAGCCCACCCCGTGCCCCCTGCACAGCCCCTGTGGGCTGCTGGGGAAGGAGCTGCTTCTTGGGCAGAGTAGAAAGGTGGCTGTGTTGCTCCTCAGCCGAATAAACTACTCTCCTAGAATCCCAGAATGGCAGCGCAGCGACGTGGGCATCAGAGACACAGGGGCTACCTGCGCCCCTCCCCCTCCTTGTTCTCCCTCCACACAGCTGTGTCCAAGGGTCTGCAGAGAAGGAAGATAGAAGAACACAGgcaggagaaaaggagagggagggagaagagaagaaaggggaaggaaggagggggagcAGGAGGCAGGGACAGACAGCTCTCCCTGGCTGGCTGGAAGCACAGCTCCTGGAGCTGGAAGCCCTCGGTTGGAGTCGCTGACCTCCAGCAAGCTGCTTAACCTCCCCAGGGGGCCACAGCCCTGACCTGGAAAGTGAGGGATGTGGTCTCCAGGGCGTGGGGTTGAGGCAAGCATTAGACGAGGTGATTTGTGACCTAGGACTTTACCCAGCACCTGCCCCCTGGGGGCACCCAGGGAGCACTGGCAGATCCAGGTGGACAGAGGCCATGAGGAAGAGGAGCCTCGTCTCTCCTCCCCCGATCACTAGCCTGGGCCAGGGATGGCAGCTGGTGCTGCTCGGCGCCTTTTAGCCTACAAAACTAAGGCTTTATTCACCCAATcagtggatgaagaaactgaggcagaaagcaGACAGCCTATTTACCTTATCAGACATGCGACTGCAAGAAGCCAGCACTAGAACTGATTCTACTTCTCCTTATGCTTTCATTTCATTGGTTTATCTatgaatccatccatccatccatgcatccatccatccatcctgcatccatccatccatccatccatccacccacccatccacatATCCACGCATCCatgcatccacccatccacccatccatgcatctatccatccatccacccatccatccatgcatccacccatccacccatccatccatccacacatccatccatccatccatccatccatccatccatccatccatccaccatccatccatccatccatccacccacccatccatccacccacacttccttccatccatccatccatccatccatccatccatccatccaccccgccatctatccatccactcatccatgcgtccatcccatccatccatccatccatccatgccatccatccaccatccaccatccacccatccatccatccatccatccatccatattcatccatccatccatccatgcatccatccatccatccatccattccatccatccatccatccatccatccatccatccatccatccatccttccatccatccaccaacccatccatccacacatccatccatgcatccatccatctgcctatccattcatgcatccatccatctatccatctatccatccatccatccatccatccatccatccacacatccatccatccatccatccatccatccgccgTTCATCCGTCCATCCGTGCGTCCATCCATTGCGTTCATCCGCCACCATCCAATCCATCCATCCGTTCAATCCCGTCCATCCATGCGTCATTCCGTCAAATCCACCcatcatccatgcatccatccatgcatccatccatccacccatccattcacacattcatccatttatccatccatccaagcatccatccatccacccacccacccatccatccatccatccatcaatccatgcatccacccatccatgcatgcatccatccatccatccctttgCTACACCATTCAatcaatatacatatattagtatGGGACTGTGGGGAATATAAAACTGAGTACTAAATATATGTGGGCAGCATCTAACAGCACTCATTCtgataactaatatttattgagcagtaccagaaataaatttaaaaatgttgagtAGGACCCAGTTCTGCTTAGCAAGAACAATGCTTCTGGGAACACCTGAGCTAAGGGCTCTCTAGCAGTTTCTTGTCCAGGGAAACCATCATAGAAATGACATTACACTTCAGCCATGGGTGATGATAAGGATTCTGCTGGGTGGGAAGGGTTCAAGACTTCCTgggcagaggaggcagaggggTAGCAAGGCATGGGGCATGGGGACCAGTGCCATCTGGCTGCAAAGTGGGGCCCGAGGGATTGTGGCTGCAGGGTTCTTGTGGGGTTGGCCAGATCTGGCCTTGGAGGAAAGGTCTGGTGGGACTTTGCATTGCTTCCTATGGAGTAAAAAAAGAAGAGCCCAGAAGGGCGGGGTGTGTGTCTGCtcatgtgtgtgtgagtttgtgtgtttgtgtgtgagtttgtatgtgtgtttgtgagtctgtgtgtttgtgtttgtgagtTTGTGAGCTTGTGTGTGTGACTCTGTGTTTGTGAGTCTGTGTATGTGAGTTTatacgtgtctgtgtgtgtgagtctgtgtgtgtgtgtgtgagtgtgtgtctgtctgtgagtctgtgtgtttgtgtgagtgtgtgtgtgtgtgagcgtgtgtttgtgtacatgtgtgcctGGAGAGCTGTTGGCATGGTCAGCATGTGGTTAGAGGTTGCCCTTCTGGGAGGCTCCGATTTTCTGGCTCCTGCCCCCCAGCTCTGTGGCTACATCCAGATATTAAACCAAGATGGCTTTACACATCCTTTGCCCCTGTGTCACACAAGATTTTCCAAGGGGGTGTAGTGAGGATTGAATAAGAGACAGCGGAGGGTGAGAGACGGAAGGGGAAAGCAAGAAGCAGCAGTAGGCAGGCTTATCGCTGCCCTGGGGTTTGAAGCCGGTTACCAGCACCCATTTTCCAAAACCAGCCTGCCCAGATGgctgtctgcccacctcagcgGAAAAAGGTGTTGTGGCATCAGTTCCTGCAGCGGTGCTACTGGGTAAGGCTGGGCGAGGGGGGAGGGCTGATGTGGGCGGTGTGTGGGAGGGTTTCCTCTCGGtggcgtgtgtatgtgtgcacacacgtgtgtgccTCACAGGCTGACCACAGACCGAAACTTTTCTGCTGAGAGTTCCAGTTTTAACCGGGCCACCAGATGTGCTTCCTGCCAGCTAGAGCTCTTGGCTAAAACCCTCGTCTCCACTCTGCTCTTCACCTCACGGAGTCTGGAAGGTTCTGCATGTGAATGTGAGGGACACTGAGGACCAGTCCAGGGTAGCCAAGGAGGTCCAGCACTCTCAATTCCCTGGTGGCAGAAAGCGGAGCTGTTCTCCAGGGCTCAGAGAAGTCATGTCCCTGGCACCTGTGTGTAGCTCAGGCCTGCCCATCAGCCTGGGCTCAATGCCAGGGCTGTGCAAAGGCTGAGGGGCCCTGGTATGGGATGTCCTACAGGAGATGTCTGTGGGCACCATCTAAGGAAGAGACGAGGTCACAACAGAACACActtgcctactgggttcaaggaAACTCTCGCTAACTCTGTGTGTTTCCCATGACATCCATTCACCCTCTCTTCCTTTGGAACAGAACAGCTTGGTTCCAACACAGCTGCCTGGGTCTAAGGCTCCGTTCCCTGGGCTCCCTCACAGCTGCGTGAGGCAGGAGGCACAGTGGCCAGGGTTTGCAAATCCAAGTGCAGTGGGTGACGTTGGGGATGTCTGCCTAGAGGAAGTTGGCCTTCCATGCCCCCTGACTTCTCCTGCTGGCTGAAGAGCGGTTGGGGTGGTAAGGCACGAGCGGCCATTGTGGGCAGCAGGTGACACATGCCACCCCTCTTCTGCACCTGGTACTTCACCAACCTGGGCCGACATGTCAATCAGCCTTGGGAGTGACAATCTGCTGCCTTCATCCGTCTTCAGGAAATCCAGCAGGCAtcctaagaaaagagaaattgcAAGTGCCCTTCTGCAAAGTGGCCCAGCCCTGGTGGTGCTGGGTCACTCTCCAACTCTCCCTGGTGTGAGCGGCTCCCCACTGGGGGCGGGAAGTGGGAGTTTGCGCCCTCAGATCTCTCGGTGCATCAGGAAGGATCTACCTACTGCTGCCGAGTGCCTTCCACTTTACAAAATGCTAGCCTCAGCACCCCGGGAGCAGCCAATATGCCAGCAGTTGCCCAGAAGTTAGGTTTCAGGCAGGTGCAGGGACCTGTCTGAAGTCACCCAGCTGGAAGCTGGGAATGGAATCCCAGTTCTGACTCGAAGGTTCATGCCCCTTGTCTTTTCCCCCCATGTCAGCCTCGCTCCCTTGATCCCCGTTGGCAGACACCCTCTGCCTCTGAGGACCAGGCCTCAGCAAGAAAGCACCAGAATGGAGAGAACTGTCCCCCAGGTTTGGTGCAGGGGACAAATGCAGCTCCCCCTGGAATCAGAAAGCTGGGAGGGATGGATGCTTGACCTAGGGGCAGGCTAGAGGCGCCCCCAGCACAGCCTCCGACCAGGGCCCCCTTGGTGACAGTTGTTAGGGAGCTGTATCAACATGGGCATGTTAGGATCCTACAGGAGCAGTGTGCCGTCAGGGTCATAGGAGGGGTGAGAAGGTCAAAGGCTGAGACCCGATCCCAGACCTACTGCCCCATAACAACTTGGCCATGCCGTGGACCTTGGAGGCCGTCAAGCCCAACCTCTCTGGCCATCCTTGTAAAATATTCACACAGTTGTAAATGGTTGCATGACCAGGAAGCAGGAGACCTGGATCTAGTACCATCCCTGTACGTCTGGCCGGGTGCTCGTTTGACTTTGCAATGCTCAGCCCCTCCCAGCAGGCATCAAAAAGTGCTAGGCACAGAAGGACCACTCCAGAAATGCTGTCTGAACTGCTCCTGGGCTGAGAACATGGCTCTGTCAGAACCACTTcaccctccctccatccctccccctccctccctctcctctgtccctccctgcccccacactGTGCCATACCCTAGATCTGCAGGACCCCCTGGCCTGATGAGCCCACCACAGCggaccctcctcctcctgctaAGTCCATCCCTCCCGCCTCACTCTGAGGATGCAGCTCTGCGGGGGACACCACCTCTGGCCATGTACTCAGTGACAATGTAGATGGGCTCCTTGGTGACCACGGCGTAGAGTCGGACCAGCCGCTCATGCTGCAGGGCCTTCATCACGTTGGCCTCGCCCAGGAAGGCTTCTGGAGACATGGTTCCCTCCTTCAGCGTCTTAATGGCCACCTTCATGTTGTTTTTGTAGTAACCTGGGCCCGGGGGAGTGAAGAAGCCACTCAGAAGGCAGAGAGCTTGCTCGGAGGTGATCCTTTAACCAAAATCGGGGTAAGTGCCCAGGTGCCATGCTATTCCAGGTGCCAGAGCTGGAACGTGCAGCTCCAGAGGCCATGGTTGTGTGGGGCTTACCTTGTGTCCCAGGCCCCTTCTATACGGGGCCTCAGGCAGTGGAGGAATGTACCCTGTCTTGGGGGCATTTCACCTATTTGCACCACACCCAGGGCCTGTGTCCCTTCCTGCATGGAACCtgcctccttcccccacccctcccctacATAATGAATCTCTTCTATCACACAATGGCTCCTTGGTGGAAATAAGCACGCCACTGGGGTACATAGGGCAGGAGGACAAGGTGTGGgggcctccttccctccttctggaGCCCCATGGTGGTCCTGTCCCACTCCTTAAACTACCTGTATTTCCACACTCTCCCTGCACCCCAAGAAGTCCCCTAAAGGGCAAAAGACAACTCTACTCGTGTTTCTAGAGGACCTGGGCCTTGGCAGGGACCTGGGTGCAGCTCCTGCCAAAGGCACAGGGCATCAGCCCCAGGTAAGGGAGGACTGATGGAGCAGTCCAGGGATAAAGTGGAACATGAGTTTTATATCCTGGTGGTCAGGGTGGGGGACAGGTGTCAGCAGCGATGGAAATGTGAGGACACCGGGCCTGGAGCTTCAGTGACCCGGCCAAAGCCCCACGGCTGCCTTCGGTGTGCACTCAGGCTCTGGAATGCCATGGCTCATCACGTTTAACCTCCTGTTTCCATCTGGGTGATGGAAAGCTAAGGGGAGTCAGTGCGCCACTGCAGCTCAATGGCAAAGCCAGCTTCAGGCAGAGAACAAAGGAGGGAGCGACTTGGGGGCTTGGTGAGCTGAATTCTGTTCCTGCTCTACTACCGCGATAAGCCACCCCAGCTGTTACAACGTGGCTCTGTACCTCCACTGCCTCCTCTGTAAAACGGGTGTCCTCGCCTCTGTCCTCGCTCCCTCTCAAGACTTCCGGAGGAGGGATGACACGCTATGAAAATACTGCACCTGGACTCAGGATGCGGCGTGGGTGGAACGGGGGGAGAGCACACTCACCCATCCAGACTTCGCCAAATTGTCCAGACCCAAGTTTCCTGACCAGCCTGAGAGACTGCCGGGGGATTTCCCATTCATCCTGGGCCCAGGGGTTCTGTGGGGCCAGGCTCACACAGGGCAGGGTCAGCCTCTGGCATAGACCATCCCCCTTCTCTGCATTAGGGAAGAAAAGACAGGGCTGGGGGTTACCAGAGCAGCCGGGCTCTCCCTTGGGAGCTGTATCATTCCTAGCTgggcccctccctccccagccatgggtGTGTGCACACgcctgcacatgcacacacactcaactctttctctttgtctgcATAAAGCAGGGCATGCTACCTCTAAAATCCACCTGCTCACTCTCAGACTGAACATGCTTGCTACTCTCTAAGGGGTTCCCTGCTGAGCCAGGAGAGGGAATTACGGCCACCAGTTCACGGTGCTCAGAGTTGCTACCTCCTTAGGTCTAACTTTGGGACAATCTTTCCATCCCCCAAGGTGGCACCAATGACTCACGCAATTGGGAATGTTAGCGAGAGATACAGGAGCTCTTGGTACAAGTCCCTGCCCCCATTGCACGCCCCCCTCTTACTAGAATAGTGCTGCACCAGGGCCTGGAGCGAGGGGAAGGTGACCCGGGGGGAGATGTAGTAACCCCCTTCATCCAGGGAGCGGATCTTATAGTGCTTGATCAGCTCCCCCTGGGTGGTGACGTCCTTCACAGACAGGGAGAAGGCACCTGGAGGGTTCATGGAGACACACACAAGAGAAGTAAggcacaaagacaaaaaaaaaaaaaaaacgggacTGGGATTTGGCCCTCATTTTTAAGCTTTGAAAAAAGTTCCCCAATTCTGTTCTTCATTGTCACCACTCCCTCCACAAGTTCCCTTTCCCTGCATCTCCACCTCCACCCTTTTGGAAGCCTCCCCTGTAAGTTCCATCTGACTCTGACCTTGACATCCCCTCACTGTCCCCCAAAACTCAGCTGGGGAATCACAGAGCCCTGCGGCAGGTAGGACAGTTTCTCAGCAGTCATGTGGGTCCCCACTTGGACACCTGGTCACTCGGGGACGCTTTGTCATGGACTATTGAGAAATCTAGGCTCATTGGAGGGACTAGGCGCTTTATTTTCTGGCTCAAGAGGGTATCCTTACTCCTACAAGCAGATAGCCAATCACAGCTGCAGGTACCTATGTCCATGGCGGAGAGTGTAATAAGCTATTCCCAGGGACTCTGTTCAAATTCATTTGCTGCGTGTTACATACACCTGTTATTTTGTCTTCTAGGTTAATGTTTTCCCGCAGGCAAGTGGTAGCAGATGTCAAGGGTTAACGACAATTTAGGAGGTAAGAGTTTCCAGGTAGGAAACGTTTTTCCATGAACTTGATGTTTTTTATAAAATGCATCTGTCCA from the Papio anubis isolate 15944 chromosome 8, Panubis1.0, whole genome shotgun sequence genome contains:
- the BLK gene encoding tyrosine-protein kinase Blk isoform X3, with translation MGLVSSKKPDKEKPIKEKDKGQWSPLKVSAQDKDPPPLPPLVVFNHLTPPPPSEHLEEDEHFVVALYDYAAMNDRDLQMLKGEKLQVLKGTGDWWLAKSLVTGREGYVPSNFVARVESLEVERWFFRSLSRKEAERQLLAPINKTGSFLIRESETNKGAFSLSVKDVTTQGELIKHYKIRSLDEGGYYISPRVTFPSLQALVQHYSKKGDGLCQRLTLPCVSLAPQNPWAQDEWEIPRQSLRLVRKLGSGQFGEVWMGYYKNNMKVAIKTLKEGTMSPEAFLGEANVMKALQHERLVRLYAVVTKEPIYIVTEYMARGCLLDFLKTDEGSRLSLPRLIDMSAQIAEGMAYIERMNSIHRDLRAANILVSEALCCKIADFGLARIIDSEYTAQEGAKFPIKWTAPEAIHFGVFTIKADVWSFGVLLMEVVTYGRVPYPGMSNPEVIRNLERGYRMPRPETCPPELYRGVIAECWRSRPEERPTFEFLQSVLEDFYTATERQYELQP
- the BLK gene encoding tyrosine-protein kinase Blk isoform X2, with the translated sequence MGLVSSKKPDKEKPIKEKDKGQWSPLKVSAQDKDPPPLPPLVVFNHLTPPPPSEHLEEDEHFVVALYDYAAMNDRDLQMLKGEKLQVLKGTGDWWLAKSLVTGREGYVPSNFVARVESLEVERWFFRSLSRKEAERQLLAPINKTGSFLIRESETNKEKGDGLCQRLTLPCVSLAPQNPWAQDEWEIPRQSLRLVRKLGSGQFGEVWMGYYKNNMKVAIKTLKEGTMSPEAFLGEANVMKALQHERLVRLYAVVTKEPIYIVTEYMARGCLLDFLKTDEGSRLSLPRLIDMSAQIAEGMAYIERMNSIHRDLRAANILVSEALCCKIADFGLARIIDSEYTAQEGAKFPIKWTAPEAIHFGVFTIKADVWSFGVLLMEVVTYGRVPYPGRQLTPQLSRLPAFPAGPGGRSPVLGACGCPVLFRVSPRARTETQAWNLGWSSAPCITIALGHRAASPSSSRGQMSPTNWNQDKGTSELKFTPNGLFSAEDRLCPPWHCTHSGSPKPHSV
- the BLK gene encoding tyrosine-protein kinase Blk isoform X4: MGLVSSKKPDKEKPIKEKDKGQWSPLKVSAQDKDPPPLPPLVVFNHLTPPPPSEHLEEDEHFVVALYDYAAMNDRDLQMLKGEKLQVLKGTGDWWLAKSLVTGREGYVPSNFVARVESLEVERWFFRSLSRKEAERQLLAPINKTGSFLIRESETNKGAFSLSVKDVTTQGELIKHYKIRSLDEGGYYISPRVTFPSLQALVQHYSKKGDGLCQRLTLPCVSLAPQNPWAQDEWEIPRQSLRLVRKLGSGQFGEVWMGYYKNNMKVAIKTLKEGTMSPEAFLGEANVMKALQHERLVRLYAVVTKEPIYIVTEYMARGCLLDFLKTDEGSRLSLPRLIDMSAQIAEGMAYIERMNSIHRDLRAANILVSEALCCKIADFGLARIIDSEYTAQEGAKFPIKWTAPEAIHFGVFTIKADVWSFGVLLMEVVTYGRVPYPE
- the BLK gene encoding tyrosine-protein kinase Blk isoform X1, with the translated sequence MGLVSSKKPDKEKPIKEKDKGQWSPLKVSAQDKDPPPLPPLVVFNHLTPPPPSEHLEEDEHFVVALYDYAAMNDRDLQMLKGEKLQVLKGTGDWWLAKSLVTGREGYVPSNFVARVESLEVERWFFRSLSRKEAERQLLAPINKTGSFLIRESETNKGAFSLSVKDVTTQGELIKHYKIRSLDEGGYYISPRVTFPSLQALVQHYSKKGDGLCQRLTLPCVSLAPQNPWAQDEWEIPRQSLRLVRKLGSGQFGEVWMGYYKNNMKVAIKTLKEGTMSPEAFLGEANVMKALQHERLVRLYAVVTKEPIYIVTEYMARGCLLDFLKTDEGSRLSLPRLIDMSAQIAEGMAYIERMNSIHRDLRAANILVSEALCCKIADFGLARIIDSEYTAQEGAKFPIKWTAPEAIHFGVFTIKADVWSFGVLLMEVVTYGRVPYPGRQLTPQLSRLPAFPAGPGGRSPVLGACGCPVLFRVSPRARTETQAWNLGWSSAPCITIALGHRAASPSSSRGQMSPTNWNQDKGTSELKFTPNGLFSAEDRLCPPWHCTHSGSPKPHSV